The Tenebrio molitor chromosome 2, icTenMoli1.1, whole genome shotgun sequence DNA segment AGATGCAAGAGCGTTGGTCAAGGCGGTTCCTTGTGGAGTCCCGAATAGCAAAGATGTGAAGACTTGGCATCGGCTACTCGTTCTCTTTAACTTGGAACCATTTATCGACAATGAACAAGAAGTAGAAGTAGCGTGCCGAGTCGGACGCGTATTCAAGTAGCTTGctgcttatttttatttctgctgATGTGTGGCGTAGCTTCATCAGCTTTTATGAAACAGGTGAAAGACCACAAATTCATTTCAACACTTGTTCCTGCCCAAGTACGGTGCAGTGAGTAGTTGATATTATGTCGGACACATATAAGGTTTGCTTCACatttgtatcgggtgtttttttaaatttcaccccATAATAGGCGTTGAAgggttgattgtgaacgcaccatgcAGGTTACGCATCACGGatcaactgtttaaatcttacgttttacattAGTGGTGGGTTCACAACGCCTACTAcaaggtgaaatttaaaaaacactcgATATAAGAAAAATTAGCTACGTCAGGAACCACATGTTTCTTTCGATGCATTCGATTTGTTATAGaatatttccaaaaatctTTTATTGTTAAAGCTTACACTCAATTTAGCATAATGCAATGCAGTTATGCATAGTCGGAatggaaaaccaaaagaagttttttaattcaacTACATTCAACCATGAGGTGGCGCTGTCCAATTTccataatacatatttgaattaatttattttctattctTCTATATTTTCTATTGGAATTCATACACatgtaaatgttttattaattattattcatttaatAATCAAACAAAACCACAtagatctttttttttaattatatttgaaataaaaaaatttgtatgatttttaataagtaAGTATGTATTAGCAGATTTATATCAACGAAAAGATTCTAATCAAGAtcgtgaataaaataaaaacgtttaGCGAGGTTAAAGAGAagcagacatttttttttgatagaCTATTCCATTGTTTGAAAGATCTATTCGTCAAGAAGTTCATCCGACAGTTTTAAATGGttattttgcaacttgagtagATGTATCCACGAATTCTTATTGAACCGAGGCTTCTAGGAAGAACCATAAAAAAGCCGAGTCTGAATCTAGTGCTCCATTGTTCTCCAGAGACAagctgaaaaaattaaacaaatattttgtataCTTAAAATAGTGTCCATTAAGCTGAGGTAAACTTTCCCGGGTTCAATTTTCTGCCATTTTATGTTACAAAAgtaccattttaaaaataactgaTTTTCTTACAGGACACATTATGAAttatatgtataaaataatgttatcAATGATAATAATGATCAGATCCAGCTgaaagaaatacatatttgtaatgCCAATAATTTTCTTTGCTGGGATAATTATTGATGCGATACTTGCCAGAAGCAGTTTTGGCACAATTTTCACTGCtgaatttaattgttgttattaCTGTGTTTAAAACAGACGAAAGGCTGATCTGATTTCTGATAGGTCTGTAAATTATGCGTTCTAAAAAATGGGcgagatttttgtttttgggcGTGTTTCTACGTTAAAATTGCATTATGTGcataataatcataataacataatatgaaGAGAAAGTCGGGTCCGGTATATAATTTAGGAGGCGCAAGAGATTATTCTttaatatataaataaataaaaacaagggAGAGCAGTACCTTAAAGCGACGGCGGTGCATAAAAGCACAGAATAATTAAATAGTATATTAGCATCCCTTTCCTCGACAACCCACGATACTTGAATACTCTGAATCATAACTCTGGCTTGCCTCACTCACGATTCACCGACACGTGGGTCGACTTTGAAATGTGGATGGtgttaatcaaaataattaaattgcgGCTCTTAAAACGCGATTAACAATGTAGAAGGATTTGTAGGTTATTTTATTCACGTCACATCTTTCAGCTTTCAGCGGTTGTCGTACTTCGTAAATCTTTAAGCTCGATGCGTTTAGTTATCCTGTAAATTGACAATAACCCATAATATGGGGTATTTGACACTGATTTCCAGCAACTGAATCATTAAAGTCACGCTTGTGCCATTATGTCAGAACGTCCTAAGaagaaaatcaatttttattataataagtATGTAAGTATAAGCAAAATTCTTTTTAACGTATTAAGCCTGTATTGACATTTATTATCGAAGCAAGTGGAACGCTTCTTTGTTACTTGAACATAACTAATTCTaacaatgaataataaatgacaGAAAGTGTAAAAGTAATGAAGCTATAAATTAATTCCGTGACAAACCTGACAACTAGTAAAATAGAGTAGAGTTGCATAACTATATTCTTCAGTGAAGAAATCGAAGTCAAAgtcagtggcggctcgtaacATTTTTGGCTGGGTGGGCAgacattttaatgttattattacattttttattatgtttgttgTAATTGCTGGAAAGGAATTTCTGTGTTAGTCACTGCTAATTGCAGTGTCCAGCAAGAACCTACGGGAAGGTTCAGAAAATCTCTTGCCGGGAAAGGAATTAGGAATAGGAAgtgttatttgttattatggAAGTGATGAGAGTGTTAATATATagtcaacaaaaataacaaattttccataaacataaaacaaaaaataaattctcaataaagtaaataaaataaattctaaataaacaaaaaaatgatgttgcatttttttataaattaaatcgatCGGCGAAATAATCAATTACCTggtcaaaaaatgtatccgTTTTACGCaatgattttattaattctttttctatCGAAATTTGACTGAGATTATTTAGTCGAAATTGATCTATTGTGTTGAATCATAAGAAGACAAGAATTCCGAGAGTTTCCTATAATTACGGCGATTTGACGAGTCTTCTTTTTTATTGTGACCTGGGAAAGCTCAATTCTTCTTTTCCAAAGAATTTtctatgtttttttgttcgacgctgtcagaatttgagaattttctcctgtgtgaatggattttgatgaatttgacaacttgtcaaaacgaaacgtcaagctaattttaaagattttcaccCATTTGAAGCCTTGGGGGGGGGGGGGTGGgtgctcgtcgaacaaaaaaacgttgtattcaactcgttaaataaataactattgctttccaaataattttaattttaaggccgCGTACGTATGATCTTTAGATTTCCCGTGTTTTTCGACCGATTGATGCAACGTCTTCAAATTATCGACTCCTGTCGTACACGGTGGGCTTTTTAATTTGGAATTGTTGAACAAAAGACAGGGCcagcaaaaaaattacttttgatttCACTACCCGTCAGCCAATGACACGATGAATTAAATTTACGATTAGAATGAATTTAATGAAGGGGTTCGCCTGTctaattgtttaataaaaactttgtCATCGTacgataatttattaaacgcGTTTGTCATTAAATAATTAACCAAATCACCGTTATTTCTTACTAATTCTCGCAAATTCTTCGTGACGAATTGACGAACTACCACACGAAAACCAACGATCTTGCCAACGACTAAGTTGTGCGGACGTTACCGATTAGGTACCGATTCTTGACGAAGTTACAGGGAAGACATGTCTGGCCTGCTACGAGTATTATAcgaatgaatttatttattattgttttaatagCTTTATGGTTTATTTTAGACATATGCTGTCGCGGAggtttttgaagatttttctctGATATTCAACTTtcttttataacttttttttatatttttaagaataacGCCAgcgttttgcaaaaattaaatcttggtcaaagaaaaattattttaatattttttttatttaaaattaagtgaATAATTTCTCACAATTACTAGTTATTTCAATGTATCTTAGCCCTAAATATTATTAcacaaaatttggaataaatcaaTTGAACAGGTTGggagaaattaaataaaatgtgtacAAATGAATGCTTTTCACTCAGGGCAGACATGTCTTGCCTTAATTACTCAATCTTAAACAAACGTTTCTACTTCGGTCTCTTTCTTTCGCAGTTTCGCACGGTTAGCCACAATACTCGTAGAGCTTTCATATTTCAACGAACACCTCTCAGGGAAGCCATGTCTACCCTGACAAAAATTCGCCTtggaaatgttttgatgtacctataaaaacatttactttctaataacaaatcatcaattaaataattggtaaatttaaaaattaaaatacatacatttaaaaaaaatatgtcatttggtTTTGGGTGGGCACTGCCCACCCTGCCACCCctgacgagccgccactggtcAAAGTACAcatagggccagtttacagaagtgaaattaagtttttaatcgtaatcaaattccagattaactgaacacgaattaaatatttaattatctttctataaactgacCCTTAAAGTATTAGATACATTTAAAATAAGtgtataatttgtttcaaaatcaaaaatccaccaacactgcattctacctcgaaaatacaaccgacaacaacgtcgccaacttttgtttttagtgtgtttgcaagcgtcagaaaaaagtggggttatgaaagaaaactattGACAGTCATTTAGGTCGtaattcatcgtgtttttttgttctcattttattatatcactcaaaagttatgatatggtagctaccacctttttgtatataataattcttttgtgttacgtaaataaactcaacagttcaatgtcaaattttggcgggaggttaggccaaccaaaaaaaataaaacttattctagggatttctttttttgtgccaacataattcaacaggtgatggatttttgattttgaaacacatTATAGGTACTAGAATGGTCGGCAACTGAACTGCTTTTAACAAAATcgttaatagtatattatgcaacaagatttataaactGCACGATTTTCATTCGGGACAAGCGGGAGCGTCTAGAGAAGTtgcatactatactttttctacgaccaaataaacaaaacaaataaaacaagtaaCTTCTTTATTAAACGTGAATTTAAACAGAAAATTCGAAACTGATTGcaatttgcaacgccttatcgagccttaccgagtttcgtgaatgacccccttataaaattaaatctttttgtATCTAGTTTTGTAGCATAATGTAGTAGGTATATAACAGACAATTATTTAAGGAAAATTCaagtacaaaataattatttttttaaagaaaaatgttaatatgtattgtaTACTATTTACACTTGGATTGTGACTGACATGGAGATGactgtttttcgtttttttaaaccttggaATGGGTATTTATCAACCAAGCAGAACAgtaactaataattttattgaaataccTAATCTTACTCATTACTGGAATTTCCACAGTTTACTGTGACTATGTAGGAGATAAGGTCATAACTATTTCAGAATTAATCAAGGTTAACTGCACAAAGACTTAAGCAGAAGAGGAAAGTACTCCATTAACAGATTCTAATAATGATGTATGTAATTATCTTGTAAAATACGGATACAACTTGTGCAGGAATAGAATAAAAACGACTTGAATAAAATCCCATCATTTTATAAATAGAATCTTATGAAAGAAATGTTATGACGACATTTTCGCAAAGAAAACTGTtactgacaattattatccATTTAGTTAAACAGAAGTGATGGGTTGAAAAATTGAACTGGTTTTTAGACAAATGACAACAAAATAGTAAACTTAATTACTACATGGGTGTAGGcatttaaaaatgttggtCACAAAAGACACAACACAGGAGGCTTTTGCTTTGTGTGAATATTATAAACAAGAACATTTTCGAAatctaaaaatgtaaaaaacacaTAAGAAATGCTTACACGCACGAAGGGACATAAatctaactttttttttacagaaaatGGTGGTTTAAAAAGATATGCATGGTAAAAACCACATAAAAGTTCTGAGATACAATATTTTTACTACCcttgattttcaaaataaaaaagctaATTTAAATGATTGCACACTCTTGACATTAGTGACATTGCAGtagacctgtttcagcgtttttcaTGTAGGTCAGTACTTTTCAAGATAATCCCGGTGAATACTTGTCATTGGACCAACTGTTCTTGCTACACTACATATGAAGAATGTTGAATTACAGAAGCCAAGATCCCTCTCTCTTCAAATTAACATAATGTTTCTTATTGGCATTATTACCTCTAAATTTAAAActgtaaattataaaatttaatcaaaaagaaaggtataattaaatattaatcaaattaatatttaacaaaGTATGTatgtgtttaaattttaaatacctaGTATGTATTATCAGTTTGTGCAAAGTTGTTGTTGTAACGTGTGAAATATTAAAAGTCAACGAAGAGTCTTTTCATTATActttttaattatgaaatataataataataagttcTCATTCAACAAACCCACATCTAAATTTACAACTAAAGTTTCTTTATTGCTGCATGATTTTAGCAAAGAGTCAAAAAAATCCTTTGACTAACAGTATGCCTAAAAATTTCTAATCAAAGTTAACTTTGccacattttacattcgttcattttgagaattttaattgacgAGATATTTTTACTTATACCTACTAAAATTTACTCATaccgttttttgttttaatcgagcgatttaaatacatatgtagcACGATCATAtctagtttatttaacgagttcatgtgtaaattgggcttttttggcatgagtggaccagtttaaaaggCGAGTGAAACAAGCGTTTTAAAGggccacgagtgccaaaaagaccaatttacacacgaacgagttgaatacaacgtttttgacaagttgtgacatttatcaaaatccgttcacacaggagaaaattctcaagttCTGACAaattcgaacaaaaaacatgtTATGTTGGCACCACATGTGGAGATGACCTGTCCGCGAATTTTTGTCCGAAATCAACGGTATAAATTCAATAGCAAAATTTAGTAGAATGATAAATAACTGTTCCTGTTTTGTTACTAGTTCTTTGACTTTTGGTACAttgttcgatttttttaacatgaaACAAATAACTTAGTAGTGATTACGTATGGTTGGACGGagctattattaaaaaaaatattgctgGGTGTGACTTTTAAAATAGAACAGCTTTTTTACCCTACTACCTTTATTTTAAACATGAAAGTTACTGAAACCTATCAATACAAAAAAGATGTACATCAGTagcttatttttcttcaacACGTGCGTTATTGTGTTTCAACGTGGGACAAGCATACTGCTGGAACTCGTCGGTTCCATCACGAGCCCATGTTCGGGGTTTTCAGTGCCAAACTTGCCAATTGCATCGGTTTTTATGTTGACACATAACTCGACCAAAGGTGGCGAGACTAGTTTTCTGCCAACAAAATTCACGCgcagataaatttaaaaaccacGTACAGGTACTTGAATAAAACACGCCTATTGTTCCCACTATCGGAACAAGTAGGATGAACGTAGCCTGTAGATAGAACCATGATGGGTAAATGTGGGTACATAAAGTCACGCAATCACGTATTAATTGGTGTGCTTCGTGCAGTTTGAATGACGGCATCGGCTCGTGGGAGGCGCTAAATCATTAGCGGCAATTGATTTATATAGGCAATGATCACCGACGAGGAACAAACGACTATTAAACTCGACTCATGATTTTATCAATGGTCTTCCAAACTAATAAAAGTACTTTAATGTTTCTCAGTCTCATGTGAGAAATATGGGATGTCAAACGTTTTGCTCACATTTTTGCAGCTCATACACAGTGTAGCGCTTGATGAATGCTAAATAGTTGTGTTAGGAGAATCCTCGTGCTTAAAGGTCGTTAATGGAGCTAATGAAGTTGTTACTCTGGTAATTATCATTGATGTGTTCGGCTGTTAATTGTTGCAACTGCGGCCCACAGGTTCTTATCTGCTCGTCTAATTGATGCGATATGCTAATCCGAAGATTTAATACCTGATCACTTACATGACATCTCTTCATTTTTACCGtctgattattattaactCCTGACCAAAACAGacggtaataatttatgaGAGTAAACCCGGCTCGAAATAGTCTTGAACTATTACAAAGATGTTACTCTTTGATTCTTATGtgattaaaaaagataataaaaGAGACATCCTGTGGTGTTCTGTTATTCTAcactttaattaattaattcagcTATCAAACATtcatttgttatattttttcctctctGAATTCATGTTCTGGATAATTTGTTTgcgacaaataataataataataataattaatctaTGGAAATATTTTGCTTCTTAGGGACCTGGTATAAAATCGACATTGACTTTATAATTctttgtacatatttaaaattttctacttaaggaatataaaaaaagatcttattttattttatttatacagggtatttcacgagtgatgatgagcccgacggaattaaaaatgcaacccacaatacattccaaaggatgtttatttaaaaaacataaaacatagttagctgtgcagtttcgtaaattttgacataaacgtcattcacttggttaaaattgtgaaaatacgAAGAGTTGttttattcatcataaatcaggatcatgtctgCTTTCTCATCgtacatacattttaatcgtcgtatcACAGATTCATAATGTCATTTTCAAGCAAtacaatatgtatttaaaatagtcactttaactttggaaatgtattgtgggttgcattttcaattccgccgggaTCATTTTATCACTCgtaaaataccctgtatattaaattgttttaatagatatttataaaatttatatgtATAGCTTTGGAACTAAataatttgtcattaaattacgctttattacattttaagGTGGAACCGTCAAATTATTCATGGTAATTAAATACTTTTGatcattttcaatttctaaaacaaaaatttgaaaggtcacataaataataaaaaccaaATTCAATCAAATATTTCCAGTTTATCCTTCTTAATGAGATATAAATATGATTATTAATGATTTTAAACGATCtagattattaatttaaataccTTAATGTTTCTAAACGACCGTTTTTTTGTGAGCACAAATGTTATAGTTTTCGACATTTACGACAAATTAATGCAGAACCCTAATCCTTTCAGGCTCCAGGGAGGCTGCTTTCACATACGCGATTTCCAGTGCCGGAGTGGCCTACGCCGTGACGTCTGCGTGTGCTCGGGGAAATATATCCGCCTGCGGCTGTGCTCCAGGTCCGAAACCGCGGGAGCCGGCGCCGTCCGGATGGAAATGGGGTGGATGCAGCGTAGACATCAACTTCGGGATGAGGTTCGCTCGCAAGTTCATGGATGCCCGAGAACTCGAAGGCGACGAAAGAAGTCTGATGAACCTCCACAACAACAAGGCTGGGAGAAAGGTTCGTGTCAGCACCATCGTCATTATGAGGCTCGCGTGTAGCGTTTGTAAACCCAAAATTCCCGTCTTTTGTGGCCGAAGATGGACCCGCATCTAAATCTTCGTCAATGAGATCACGGCTAACTACCGCAGACAACTACCACATCATTCAGGACCTGTCAATTAGGGACTCGGACGCGAAAAAATATCGATGATGGCCATGAGAACTGATCTGGTAGTACGCCAAACGCGATTCCGATGGAATTCtctaaatgatttttaaattgccTACAAACTTGTTTGCGGTTAACCGGAGTAATCATGTGGTGTATCGCCATCAAAGTCGTCGTTTTGATAAATGACCAATGAAATTCTTCTCATGTGGTGTTTTTGACAAACCTTTACTTGTCAATCGATTTCTCTGTTCATTTTGTGGTCCAGTCAATAATGCAGCATTTTCTTCCCAACTAATTAACAGAAGAAAAGCAAATCTAGAAATAATCTAGCAAATAAATTGATTTGCCCAGTAAGGTTTTCTAtttattaaagtttttaaAGTCTGTGAGAAGAATGTATTTGTAATTACGAAGACCTAACTGTTTCTGTGTATGACGTTTTATGAGAATTTCAGAACATTTCCAGAACTCCTTtctatattgaaaataaaaaatcaataatttttacgtaTTGGTTCTCCGTTGACTGATTTATTAcctaaataaaatgaaacaagtgTTGAAAGATCTTGTTGTCTTCAGCATCGTAAATCCTATAAGGTGAAGAATTTCAaagtttgttatttttatccaCACACTTAGTTATTACCCGCagactaattttataaattgctaCCTAGTCCATTGTTAGATTACATAAATCAACTCCGATTACTCACCAATAATGAGATATAAACATACCAATGAAGTTATTTCAGTAGCCTGAAGTCGTTTCTTTTTGAAACATGCGTCTAGAAGGTGACCCCAGGCGCATGCAAGTGCACATTTTGCacacttatttattattacgcCAAGGGGTGTAACGTCTAAGCGCAGAGTAAAACTGTGGATTGCGAGAAAACAATTACACATTctgcattgtaatttttcaggCGGTAAAAACGAGTCTGCTGACTGAATGCAAGTGTCACGGCGTTTCTGGAAGCTGCACGATGAAAACTTGTTGGAAAACTCTTCCAGGATTCAGACAGGTCGGCGATACCTTAATGAAGAAGTATTACAGAGCACGTCCAGTGACATCCACTATATCGCCAGGTCCTAGAGGCATCGATTCGTATCGAAGGGCGCGCAAGAtacatttagttttaaagAAAGGCAAAATGGCGATTAAGAAGACACCAAAAAAATCGGACTTGGTGTTTTTGCAAACGTCACCCAATTACTGCGAACGCGACTTGGCAGCGGGCTCCTTAGGAACGGTTGGTAGATCGTGCAATCGGACTTCTAGAGGTGACACTTGTGCTTACTTCTGCTGACTTGTTGTGACCGATTTGTTGCAGGAAATGATGGTTGCGATCTGATGTGCTGCGGCAGAGGATACAACACACATCAATATACCAAGACGTGGCAATGTAGATGCAAGTTTCACTGGTGTTGCTATGTCGATTGTGACACCTGCAGTGAAAGAACTGAAGAATACACTTGCAAATAACTAATATTCTTAATACTCGCGTTTTTAGTGTTAGTTAAGTTTCCAGTAACGCACAACTCGTACTTCAACGTTCGCCAGTTACCATAATTTTTAAACgtattttttactttgtgtACATAATAAATACTCTTCCAATACTGACTTTGTAATATTTTGTGTTTGTACAGATTTTGATGTCGAATTAGATGTAGGAGAGCGTAGCCGACTTGACAATTTAATTGTTAACtagttaattttaattttaaaaactaacTCAGCTGTAGATTAGTGTTTTAGTAATAgttgataaattatttattatatcaaTTTTATCCACTAATCATTACAAATACTGTGCTTTGTAAAActgcaaataaatttttacaaatttatgttcttttttatttcagtaaaacggtacaatttttttttcaagcaaaacataatatactattatatcgggtgtgtctAAAAAGACGGACAGGCATTTCAGTAGCATAGCATAGCATAACATAGACTGCAGCTtttagttaaataaaaaactttcagAAAGTGGAAATGAAAATGGTCGTTGGTCAAAACTCCTAATAACTGTCATATTGGGATACATAGCGTATGTCCGTGCAGCTAAATACCAAGTTATTCATCTgcggtaaaactcattttgaaaacaatatgAAAACGGTTACAATTTAAAGGTGTTCTTTTTTCGTTACTATGATACTATTCGCATGTTAGCAATGCTGCCGCGTTTGAAAACTACTCCCCCACACTGAATTtcatcatattcaacactgtTGGTGGCACCTTTGGAAGTTGGCACATACAATTATGTTCCCACATCAATTACAGGATTATTTAGTTTTACAGATAcatattctaaatgattgtagtcgaagtaggccatgtccatgttattacgtttttgccgctttcatgtgaactgtcagttgtgtcgctgtcactgtcattttttaggtgaaaagtgcggtgatgaggattttatttatttttgttaaattaacgattgaatccagaaacattgagttgttctacaatcaattttaaaaatattgagttgttttgcacccaatttaacacatcattttgatgattttttttatgtggagcggcaaccataaattttacattcagttttcacgcctacttcgactacaatcatttagaataaccctgtaatTTAGTTGTAACTTCCAAAAGTTCTTGTGCGTTAACGAAATCccaaatgcaaaaaaaaaagttccataATTACCCTAAATTTTGTACCTTCTTTGTGTCTgtcctttttgacacacccgtATACTACTTATGATCTAATTCGAAATAAAGGTCTTTATTGtgccatttaattaaaaaagaataaaaacgtatcaatttgcattttatgCAATCGAAAAAGacaatacatacatatttgcgATTTCTTAAACATTTAACACTTACACATAGTTACATACCTATAATTTTCTGTTCATTGAATTAAATTGAATACATTTAAATTGTCGTTGACGTGAttataatttcataaattctTCTCAGTAATAAATCCCGCcttggtttaatttttgaatactTTGGAAATTGTTAGGAACTTCTTAGTTTTGTtagaatttttgttaaaaattatgtattttatttatttatttatttttcgaggGTACAAAATACATGTGTgaattctaattttatttttctattttacacCTTTAACACAGTtagtataacactcaaacgggtttcgaaaaggagttcttttaaatatttaatgttgGTAGCGACTCACAGTGAGTATAGTTGCTACGTAATCAGTTAATCACTGCGCTTCACGatactttaaattcaaaacctGCAATTGTTCGTTTAGTTACCATTGTCACGGACCctttatatttgccaaatataattttcctagcattgtgttttgaactttttttttaatttaaaataggtgcaaaatagaaaaaatattgtattaaactcgttttataagccattttgtcgcacttgtttgctttttGTCACTCTTGGCTGCGCTCCTCGTACTCTAAAAATCGCGTGGCAataaaatggtgtcttataatttataaaactcgtataataaattactatcggatgttatttaaaatttcacctcgcagtaggcgttggagagtttttttacaattgtagattgtacaaattatttacctattaacagttaaattttttttcacaatttaaataaatactttaAAAGAATAATATTGCTGCATTTTTTAATGTCAACAGTAAGTCAAAGTATGTCAAAGACAGTACTCGATTTCTGATTGATCCTTACAATTCAATGAACTATTTACTTGCACTTATTATCGGCCATACAGCATAAGGTCGCACCTCAGAATACAATTCATTTGTCGGCTTATTTCGCAAACTTCCCAAGTTCTATAAATTTTCGATATACATACCATTGTTTTTACTTGTACACTTAATACTTGTATTGTATTATACATTCAAGTTTGATGATACTAATTAAGTAATAAGTAGGTATCTATTTTTGACGATTGTTgatatatttttctattaaattagattttagattagattttttttgtggttttgGAATGCTTTCATTCCTGATGGTGGGATTTGTGGGAGCGTATGGTAATGTATTTTCCCGCTCACGTCCGGGGAATATCCTCTTTGCGCTTGTCGTCCGGgtaaggaaaaaaa contains these protein-coding regions:
- the Wnt2 gene encoding protein Wnt-7b isoform X2, with the protein product MGQWLLWLWVYGVITLGSEVFCSRIPGLTSRQRDMCRSSPDAMVAVGDGIRLATTECKYQFRHQRWNCTGIDNPTSFGHVVIVGSREAAFTYAISSAGVAYAVTSACARGNISACGCAPGPKPREPAPSGWKWGGCSVDINFGMRFARKFMDARELEGDERSLMNLHNNKAGRKAVKTSLLTECKCHGVSGSCTMKTCWKTLPGFRQVGDTLMKKYYRARPVTSTISPGPRGIDSYRRARKIHLVLKKGKMAIKKTPKKSDLVFLQTSPNYCERDLAAGSLGTVGRSCNRTSRGNDGCDLMCCGRGYNTHQYTKTWQCRCKFHWCCYVDCDTCSERTEEYTCK
- the Wnt2 gene encoding protein Wnt-7b isoform X3 encodes the protein MCRSSPDAMVAVGDGIRLATTECKYQFRHQRWNCTGIDNPTSFGHVVIVGSREAAFTYAISSAGVAYAVTSACARGNISACGCAPGPKPREPAPSGWKWGGCSVDINFGMRFARKFMDARELEGDERSLMNLHNNKAGRKAVKTSLLTECKCHGVSGSCTMKTCWKTLPGFRQVGDTLMKKYYRARPVTSTISPGPRGIDSYRRARKIHLVLKKGKMAIKKTPKKSDLVFLQTSPNYCERDLAAGSLGTVGRSCNRTSRGNDGCDLMCCGRGYNTHQYTKTWQCRCKFHWCCYVDCDTCSERTEEYTCK
- the Wnt2 gene encoding protein Wnt-7b isoform X1, producing MRPSGFPRKIFALLVHVVLSAHFTRVYGVITLGSEVFCSRIPGLTSRQRDMCRSSPDAMVAVGDGIRLATTECKYQFRHQRWNCTGIDNPTSFGHVVIVGSREAAFTYAISSAGVAYAVTSACARGNISACGCAPGPKPREPAPSGWKWGGCSVDINFGMRFARKFMDARELEGDERSLMNLHNNKAGRKAVKTSLLTECKCHGVSGSCTMKTCWKTLPGFRQVGDTLMKKYYRARPVTSTISPGPRGIDSYRRARKIHLVLKKGKMAIKKTPKKSDLVFLQTSPNYCERDLAAGSLGTVGRSCNRTSRGNDGCDLMCCGRGYNTHQYTKTWQCRCKFHWCCYVDCDTCSERTEEYTCK